A portion of the Gorilla gorilla gorilla isolate KB3781 chromosome X, NHGRI_mGorGor1-v2.1_pri, whole genome shotgun sequence genome contains these proteins:
- the RPS4X gene encoding small ribosomal subunit protein eS4, X isoform, with protein MARGPKKHLKRVAAPKHWMLDKLTGVFAPRPSTGPHKLRECLPLIIFLRNRLKYALTGDEVKKICMQRFIKIDGKVRTDITYPAGFMDVISIDKTGENFRLIYDTKGRFAVHRITPEEAKYKLCKVRKIFVGTKGIPHLVTHDARTIRYPDPLIKVNDTIQIDLETGKITDFIKFDTGNLCMVTGGANLGRIGVITNRERHPGSFDVVHVKDANGNSFATRLSNIFVIGKGNKPWISLPRGKGIRLTIAEERDKRLAAKQSSG; from the exons ATG GCTCGTGGTCCCAAGAAGCATCTGAAGCGGGTGGCAGCTCCAAAGCATTGGATGCTGGATAAATTGACCGGTGTGTTT GCTCCTCGTCCATCCACCGGTCCCCACAAGTTGAGAGAGTGTCTCCCCCTCATCATTTTCCTAAGGAACAGACTTAAGTATGCCCTGACAGGAGATGAAGTAAAGAAGATTTGCATGCAGCGGTTCATTAAAATCGATGGCAAGGTCCGAACTGATATAACCTACCCTGCTGGATTCATGG ATGTCATCAGCATTGACAAGACGGGAGAGAATTTCCGTCTGATCTATGACACCAAGGGTCGCTTTGCTGTACATCGTATTACACctgaggaggccaag TACAAGTTGTGCAAAGTGAGAAAGATCTTTGTGGGCACAAAAGGAATCCCTCATCTGGTGACTCATGATGCCCGCACCATCCGCTACCCCGACCCCCTCATCAAGGTGAATGATACCATTCAGATTGATTTGGAGACTGGCAAGATTACTGATTTCATCAAGTTCGACACTG GTAACCTGTGTATGGTGACTGGAGGTGCTAACCTGGGAAGAATTGGTGTGATCACCAACAGAGAGAGGCACCCTGGATCTTTTGACGTGGTTCACGTGAAAGATGCCAATGGCAACAGCTTTGCCACTCGACTTTCCAACATTTTTGTTATTGGCAAG GGCAACAAACCATGGATTTCTCTTCCCCGAGGAAAGGGTATCCGCCTCACCATTGCTGAAGAGAGAGACAAAAGACTGGCGGCCAAACAGAGCAGTGGGTGA